A stretch of Desulfitobacterium dichloroeliminans LMG P-21439 DNA encodes these proteins:
- a CDS encoding tryptophanase — MSNVKFYSGENIPLEMHKVRIVQKLNIMPIERRLEALKEAGFNNFLLKNRDVFMDMLTDSGVNAMSDKQMAAMMEADDSYAGSETFTKLETKVGEIFGKTLYLPAHQGRACENIIAQTFVNPGSTAIMNYHFTTTRSHIVRNGGTVEELLNEEGYQVNSECLFKGNMDIPKLRALISEKGAENISFVRFEAGTNLIGGQPFSLANLMEARKVCDEFGVMLILDASLLADNLYFIKVREEQCQDMSIREITRAIANQVDIIYFSARKLGCARGGGICTNNEEHFVKMRELVPLYEGFLTYGGMSVREMEAMAVGLEETMDEDMINQGPQFIAYMTEELQKKGVPVVTPAGGLGCHLNAMEFVKHIPQQDYPAGALAAALYLVSGVRGMERGTMSEERDDNGVEPFADMELLRLAMPRRVFTLSQVKYAVDRIAWLYENRNLIGGLKFVEEPKILRFFLGRLDTNSDWPTALVQKFRSDFGDSL; from the coding sequence ATGTCTAATGTAAAATTTTATTCAGGTGAAAATATCCCCCTCGAAATGCACAAGGTTCGGATTGTGCAAAAATTAAATATCATGCCGATTGAGCGGCGCTTAGAGGCCTTGAAGGAGGCCGGGTTTAATAATTTCCTCCTGAAAAACCGGGATGTCTTCATGGATATGCTCACCGATAGTGGGGTCAATGCCATGAGCGACAAGCAAATGGCAGCCATGATGGAGGCAGATGACAGCTATGCTGGTTCTGAAACCTTTACGAAGTTAGAAACTAAAGTCGGTGAGATTTTTGGTAAAACGCTCTACCTGCCAGCCCATCAAGGGAGAGCTTGCGAAAATATTATCGCTCAAACCTTCGTTAATCCCGGTTCAACCGCTATTATGAATTATCACTTCACTACGACAAGATCCCATATCGTTAGAAATGGTGGGACGGTTGAAGAATTACTGAATGAAGAAGGTTATCAGGTCAATAGCGAATGTCTCTTCAAAGGTAATATGGATATTCCCAAGTTAAGAGCATTAATCTCAGAAAAGGGCGCAGAAAACATTTCCTTCGTTCGCTTTGAAGCAGGGACCAATCTTATTGGCGGGCAACCCTTCTCTCTGGCTAATCTGATGGAAGCCCGTAAGGTCTGTGATGAATTTGGGGTGATGCTCATATTAGATGCCAGCCTTTTAGCTGATAATCTTTATTTCATCAAGGTTCGTGAAGAGCAATGCCAAGATATGAGTATTCGCGAGATTACTCGAGCCATCGCCAATCAGGTGGATATCATTTATTTTTCCGCACGGAAGCTGGGATGTGCCCGGGGAGGCGGAATTTGCACGAACAATGAAGAGCATTTCGTTAAAATGCGTGAGCTGGTTCCCCTTTACGAAGGGTTTCTTACCTATGGTGGTATGTCGGTCCGCGAGATGGAGGCCATGGCTGTAGGTCTTGAAGAGACGATGGATGAAGACATGATTAACCAAGGCCCTCAGTTTATTGCCTATATGACGGAAGAGCTTCAGAAAAAAGGAGTTCCTGTAGTCACTCCAGCAGGAGGATTAGGATGTCATTTAAATGCAATGGAGTTTGTTAAGCATATTCCTCAGCAAGACTATCCGGCAGGTGCTCTAGCAGCAGCCCTTTATCTAGTGAGCGGTGTTCGCGGAATGGAAAGAGGGACGATGTCTGAGGAAAGGGACGACAATGGAGTGGAACCCTTTGCCGATATGGAGCTACTGCGCTTGGCGATGCCACGCCGAGTATTTACACTTTCCCAAGTCAAGTACGCTGTGGACCGGATTGCTTGGCTCTACGAAAACCGCAATCTCATTGGCGGTCTGAAATTCGTTGAAGAACCAAAGATTTTACGTTTCTTCCTAGGAAGATTGGATACGAATAGTGATTGGCCCACAGCCCTTGTCCAGAAGTTTAGAAGTGATTTCGGAGATAGCCTATAA
- a CDS encoding molybdenum cofactor biosynthesis protein MoaE has protein sequence MTNGNTKKKSPSVDEWLKEAKASPAALQEGMFLVHNGVVRQTPKAKVRQGLDDGSVVKGMEFAYDEAKVEAAIAETKTMAGIFHVRVWLNEGQLELGDDIMYVLIGGDIRPHVVDALQFLVEKIKTQCVTEIEQK, from the coding sequence ATGACTAATGGAAACACGAAGAAAAAATCACCATCAGTTGATGAGTGGCTTAAAGAAGCAAAGGCTAGTCCGGCTGCTTTACAGGAAGGGATGTTCTTAGTTCATAATGGAGTGGTGCGCCAAACACCCAAAGCTAAGGTGCGCCAAGGACTTGATGATGGTTCGGTGGTCAAGGGCATGGAATTTGCTTATGATGAGGCAAAGGTTGAGGCGGCGATTGCCGAGACCAAAACCATGGCGGGGATTTTCCATGTTAGGGTATGGCTAAATGAAGGTCAGCTTGAGCTGGGTGACGACATCATGTATGTGCTGATCGGTGGCGATATCCGACCCCATGTAGTGGATGCCCTACAATTCTTGGTTGAAAAGATTAAAACCCAATGTGTGACTGAGATCGAACAAAAATAG
- a CDS encoding CynX/NimT family MFS transporter, whose translation MMMCFALSLQALPPLFEQIMKDVPFSNSQAGILMGSYAIPGIFLPFVVAYLANRVDIKKLIIGALIIMMIGLVAFSFAGSFSLLVVFRLVAGIGATVLVVLSPLLITMYFDQKNIGIAMGIFNIAVPLGTVLAANFFGSLGRLLGWRVILVGVAGFLGVVLLLVIFALFLQKGEASTHSPDLDKKSAPRFRGSLSLWLLTAIWALANFQLIAYVTFGPQFYQSLGVSVQRAGFLTSLVMLASLFLAPLIGVAFDKTGRKKPYLIIGIALILISFVALATHFPGLPLWAFALGIGFTPIAVFAFAHIPETVRPHEVGMGMGMLTVASNLGTTVGPSAFGSILDQTQGNFTVTFMFLAAISLILIAFSLGLKSGNSRSESR comes from the coding sequence ATGATGATGTGCTTCGCCCTGTCTTTGCAAGCTCTGCCACCCCTATTTGAGCAGATCATGAAGGATGTACCGTTTTCTAATTCTCAAGCTGGGATTTTAATGGGATCTTATGCTATTCCCGGGATTTTCCTCCCTTTTGTCGTGGCATATTTAGCCAACCGCGTTGACATTAAAAAGTTAATCATCGGTGCTTTAATTATTATGATGATAGGCTTGGTGGCCTTTTCCTTTGCGGGTTCCTTTTCACTCTTAGTAGTGTTTAGATTAGTGGCGGGGATAGGGGCTACGGTGTTAGTAGTACTTTCTCCCCTTTTAATCACCATGTATTTTGATCAAAAGAATATCGGGATTGCGATGGGTATCTTTAACATAGCTGTGCCCCTAGGGACTGTCTTAGCGGCCAATTTTTTTGGCTCCTTGGGACGACTCCTGGGTTGGAGAGTAATATTGGTGGGTGTTGCGGGCTTTTTGGGGGTAGTTTTACTTTTAGTCATCTTCGCGCTCTTCTTGCAAAAAGGGGAGGCTTCTACCCATTCCCCTGACTTAGATAAAAAGTCAGCCCCAAGGTTCAGAGGTAGTTTGAGCCTTTGGCTGCTTACTGCTATTTGGGCTTTAGCTAATTTCCAGCTTATAGCTTATGTCACTTTTGGTCCCCAATTTTATCAGTCGCTCGGTGTATCTGTGCAACGGGCAGGATTCTTGACAAGTCTGGTCATGCTTGCATCGCTTTTCCTGGCGCCGCTCATTGGGGTAGCTTTTGATAAGACCGGTCGTAAAAAGCCCTATTTGATCATCGGAATTGCACTTATCTTAATTTCTTTCGTGGCCTTAGCTACGCATTTTCCGGGTCTACCCCTATGGGCGTTTGCTTTGGGGATAGGCTTTACTCCGATAGCTGTTTTTGCCTTTGCGCATATTCCTGAGACAGTTAGACCTCACGAGGTGGGAATGGGCATGGGGATGCTGACCGTTGCCTCGAATTTGGGCACAACAGTTGGGCCGTCTGCGTTTGGTTCAATTCTTGATCAAACACAGGGTAATTTTACCGTTACATTTATGTTTTTGGCAGCGATATCTCTGATACTTATCGCTTTTTCTTTGGGGTTAAAATCGGGGAATTCGCGTAGCGAAAGTAGGTAA
- a CDS encoding VOC family protein yields MDFCWITLHVRNLEESIKFYHELLGLKIAQRFKAGEDTEIAFLGEMDKPKIELLHNKKDDVVAQAAGLSIGFQVDSLDKAMEYLKEKNIPIKSGPISPSPKTRFIFIEDPNGIVVQIVEQK; encoded by the coding sequence ATGGATTTTTGTTGGATAACTCTGCATGTTCGTAATTTAGAGGAATCGATCAAGTTCTATCATGAGCTTTTAGGCCTGAAAATCGCCCAACGTTTCAAAGCAGGGGAAGATACGGAGATTGCTTTTCTTGGTGAAATGGATAAGCCTAAAATTGAATTGCTGCATAATAAAAAGGATGACGTCGTAGCTCAAGCTGCGGGACTTTCAATCGGCTTTCAAGTAGACTCGCTGGATAAAGCGATGGAGTATCTTAAGGAAAAGAATATCCCCATTAAAAGTGGACCGATTTCACCTTCACCAAAGACTCGATTTATCTTTATTGAAGATCCAAATGGTATCGTGGTTCAAATCGTGGAGCAAAAGTAA
- a CDS encoding YeiH family protein, whose product MSKITLSRKRTTPKEGFSALWKTEEYWAVWLGIVVVLFAIMLFYQGNTLLSWLVLKVPHYDDFKIANQYMTEHIGALLVLYLFFLCLFGLPIRALKQKMWPFALGFTVLFILSVGITVLGSWEVMRKYNIETPVLALIIGLILGNIMRVPHWMNNALKTDFYVKVGIVLMGASLPINLILQAGFTAFAQATIIAVATFMTIYWTGTRFFGLDNRFAATLAAGGSICGVSASIAIGGAVKAEKKQVSIAISLVVMWSIVMIFVLPLAINFLEIPPGPAGAWIGTAELADAPGMAAAAAINEQAIKTFTLMKVVGRDMFIGFWCFIMALFSVTTWERRYEGSKPDAAEIWIRFPKFVLGFIIASIIITVLTSFANSLRIKDISTYIISPIVELRNWTFIFTFLSIGLTSRFRDLTSIGWKPFAAFTTGILINVPLGYLLSVVVMGNYWMTVR is encoded by the coding sequence ATGAGTAAAATCACCCTCTCAAGGAAACGAACTACTCCTAAAGAGGGTTTTTCGGCGCTTTGGAAGACAGAGGAATATTGGGCGGTATGGCTAGGTATAGTAGTTGTACTATTTGCAATCATGCTTTTTTACCAAGGAAATACTCTATTATCTTGGCTCGTTCTCAAAGTGCCGCACTATGATGATTTCAAAATAGCTAATCAGTATATGACGGAACATATTGGCGCATTGCTGGTGCTCTATTTGTTTTTCCTTTGTTTGTTTGGGCTGCCGATAAGAGCTCTTAAGCAAAAAATGTGGCCTTTTGCCTTAGGATTTACGGTTCTTTTTATCCTAAGTGTGGGAATCACTGTCTTAGGTTCCTGGGAGGTTATGAGGAAATATAATATTGAAACGCCTGTACTAGCTTTGATTATTGGACTTATTCTCGGTAATATTATGAGGGTTCCTCATTGGATGAATAACGCTCTTAAGACTGATTTCTATGTCAAAGTGGGTATTGTTTTGATGGGGGCTTCCCTGCCAATCAACCTAATTCTCCAAGCGGGTTTTACGGCGTTTGCCCAAGCCACAATTATTGCCGTAGCGACCTTCATGACCATTTATTGGACAGGGACAAGGTTTTTCGGGTTAGATAATCGTTTTGCAGCAACATTAGCGGCGGGGGGCTCCATCTGTGGGGTCTCGGCTTCTATCGCTATTGGTGGAGCGGTTAAAGCTGAAAAAAAACAAGTATCCATAGCGATTTCGCTGGTGGTCATGTGGTCTATCGTCATGATCTTTGTTTTACCGTTAGCGATTAACTTTTTGGAGATTCCACCAGGTCCGGCTGGAGCATGGATTGGTACAGCCGAATTGGCGGATGCCCCTGGAATGGCTGCGGCCGCAGCCATCAATGAGCAAGCGATAAAAACCTTCACCTTGATGAAAGTCGTTGGCCGCGATATGTTTATTGGATTTTGGTGCTTTATCATGGCCTTGTTCTCGGTAACGACTTGGGAGAGACGATATGAAGGTTCAAAGCCTGATGCCGCCGAAATTTGGATTCGTTTTCCTAAGTTTGTCCTTGGCTTCATAATTGCATCTATAATTATTACAGTGTTAACTTCCTTCGCAAATTCCTTAAGGATTAAAGATATATCGACCTATATTATCAGCCCCATAGTGGAATTAAGAAATTGGACGTTTATCTTTACATTTCTTTCGATTGGATTAACTAGCCGTTTTCGTGACCTTACATCCATAGGCTGGAAACCGTTTGCAGCATTTACTACGGGGATTCTAATCAATGTACCATTAGGATATCTTTTATCCGTTGTCGTTATGGGTAACTATTGGATGACGGTAAGATAA
- a CDS encoding YeiH family protein, whose amino-acid sequence MAVEKEKKVTSPSGGLSALWKKEDYWAVWLGLGMVLITILLWASGSSFMKAIAIKVPTWSEFGTATEYLGNNVPGIIGLFLGFLLLFSIAIKILGHNVSKFVVGFAALFIFSLFVTVMGSWTVAKSFNLEAPLLALAFGLIIGNFVKIPAWLDASLKTEFFVKTGIVLMGATLPFTLIMKAGPVAFLQATIISITTFATIYFAGTRLFGLDRRFASTLAAGGSICGVSASIAIGGAVKADKNYVSVAISLVVVWAVVMIFSLPILIKVFGIDAGPAGAWIGTSEFADAAGMAAAAAIGEQSIKTFTLVKVVGRDMFVGIWAFLMAIISVTQWEKRVDGSKPNAGEIWGRFPKFVLGFFVASIIVTILVASNGDAAQADIDSVVIKPLKELRNWAFIFTFLSIGFTTRFKDLTSVGWKPFAAFTTGVLVNVPLGFLLSVIVMGNYWANV is encoded by the coding sequence ATGGCTGTAGAAAAAGAAAAAAAGGTCACATCACCTTCTGGAGGATTATCAGCTCTCTGGAAAAAGGAAGATTATTGGGCTGTTTGGCTTGGACTGGGTATGGTACTTATCACAATCCTTTTATGGGCATCGGGAAGTTCATTCATGAAGGCGATAGCAATTAAAGTGCCTACTTGGAGTGAATTCGGTACTGCAACAGAGTATCTGGGTAATAATGTCCCTGGAATTATTGGTTTATTCTTAGGCTTTTTGCTCCTTTTTTCCATCGCGATCAAGATCTTAGGGCATAATGTTTCTAAGTTTGTAGTTGGTTTCGCGGCTCTTTTCATCTTTAGTCTTTTTGTAACAGTAATGGGCTCTTGGACTGTCGCTAAAAGTTTTAACTTGGAAGCTCCGTTGCTCGCACTTGCATTTGGACTTATCATTGGAAACTTTGTGAAGATCCCTGCTTGGCTTGATGCCTCGCTAAAAACAGAGTTTTTTGTAAAAACCGGTATCGTTCTAATGGGTGCAACCCTCCCCTTTACCCTTATTATGAAGGCTGGTCCTGTAGCATTTTTACAAGCTACTATAATTTCAATAACCACCTTCGCAACAATTTATTTCGCAGGAACAAGATTATTCGGACTTGACCGCCGTTTTGCATCAACTTTAGCAGCAGGTGGTTCCATCTGTGGTGTATCTGCCTCAATCGCTATCGGTGGTGCAGTTAAAGCAGATAAAAACTATGTGTCTGTAGCAATCTCACTGGTTGTGGTATGGGCTGTCGTTATGATCTTTAGCTTACCCATCCTCATTAAAGTATTCGGTATCGATGCTGGCCCTGCTGGGGCATGGATCGGAACTTCGGAGTTCGCCGATGCAGCCGGAATGGCCGCTGCAGCAGCTATTGGTGAGCAATCTATTAAGACCTTTACCTTAGTGAAAGTTGTTGGCCGTGATATGTTCGTTGGAATTTGGGCCTTTCTTATGGCCATTATCTCTGTTACCCAATGGGAAAAGAGAGTTGATGGAAGTAAGCCAAACGCTGGTGAAATCTGGGGACGTTTCCCTAAATTCGTTCTCGGTTTCTTCGTGGCCTCAATTATTGTAACCATCTTAGTTGCCTCCAATGGTGACGCTGCGCAAGCAGACATTGACTCAGTTGTCATTAAACCCCTAAAAGAGTTAAGAAACTGGGCCTTTATCTTTACCTTCTTGTCCATTGGCTTTACGACGCGTTTCAAAGATCTAACCTCAGTGGGTTGGAAGCCTTTTGCAGCATTTACCACAGGTGTATTAGTGAATGTTCCCCTTGGCTTCCTCTTATCAGTAATCGTTATGGGAAATTATTGGGCGAACGTTTAA
- a CDS encoding PAS domain-containing sensor histidine kinase, whose protein sequence is MKASNNPWWMRIRVHVLLFGVSMSILPVFFLGYLSFTSVKQHLEENIYEQNYQQITMLASEIEERYTNLENTLAQTTEVNARTLLGQDQSVRRIVLGTLMRTEPFIDEIKVANLDFTTIDQVARTETVPKNFPSGEIEHQLKEEESIGSSPIFFFQDGRPAMYLTLKLKDPLTHLPIGYLQAKIDLKKINSRVESTLLDPLEYIYLIDESGNLIGHTDFSLVVQKAKVNNASIQDFFEGQNDSFGSRYKNIQGISVIGSFVSLDNLGWAIFIEQPSSEAFKTIHTLALQLIVIAVLIMVIVLILSIGFGLKLVDPIENVESRVREIISTGNLDNHLPIENWNEIGRLVQSFNQLLNYLDQKNLNLKEEKELLTTVVDGIGAGMILLNSERKIIWWNPKFTEWFGNEIINLSYEEVVTRASEDGAMYENGRNVTLSSHGVTRHLRQMEYKLSPDNPENAAYLLLIEDVTQEVELEARMLKTDKMAAIGLLASGVAHEINNPLAIVAAHSEDLLDRLEEKDPELTEEEITEGYHVVLEQIAHCKKITSNLLGFARKNPTEELVDLKSATLKTLELLAYRARQNNVRLIDELEEDLLVWGNENEWQQVVLNIVTNSLDVSDRDSIIEVRGYREIEKSNLNTMDDYDSTDGEKEVIKIEIKDYGPGISARDQKSIFDPFFTTKSVGKGTGLGLFVCYEIIRKMHGTIEVKSVEGEGTLVTITLFVQKEVA, encoded by the coding sequence GTGAAAGCCAGCAATAATCCTTGGTGGATGCGAATAAGAGTTCATGTTCTTCTCTTTGGGGTCAGCATGTCGATACTTCCCGTTTTTTTCTTAGGGTATCTAAGCTTTACCTCTGTGAAGCAACACTTAGAAGAGAATATTTATGAACAAAATTATCAACAGATAACAATGCTAGCCAGTGAGATAGAAGAGCGCTATACAAATCTAGAGAATACCTTAGCACAGACAACAGAGGTCAACGCAAGGACCCTCTTAGGCCAAGACCAAAGTGTGCGTCGAATTGTCTTAGGTACCCTGATGCGAACGGAGCCCTTTATTGATGAAATAAAAGTGGCAAATCTAGATTTCACTACTATTGACCAGGTAGCACGCACAGAGACCGTACCAAAGAACTTTCCTTCGGGAGAAATCGAGCATCAACTCAAAGAAGAAGAATCGATCGGTTCGAGCCCCATATTTTTTTTCCAGGATGGCCGACCGGCTATGTATTTGACTTTGAAACTAAAAGATCCTCTAACGCATCTGCCCATAGGGTATCTGCAAGCTAAAATTGACCTGAAGAAAATCAATAGCAGGGTAGAAAGCACCCTGCTTGATCCTTTGGAGTATATTTATCTCATTGACGAATCGGGGAATCTAATCGGACATACTGACTTTAGCCTTGTAGTTCAGAAGGCTAAGGTAAATAATGCTTCTATTCAAGACTTTTTTGAGGGACAAAACGATTCTTTTGGAAGTCGGTATAAAAATATCCAAGGGATCTCTGTCATTGGGTCTTTTGTATCCTTAGACAACCTTGGATGGGCTATCTTTATTGAACAGCCTAGCAGCGAAGCCTTTAAGACTATTCATACCTTAGCCCTACAGCTTATAGTGATAGCCGTTTTAATTATGGTTATTGTCCTTATCTTAAGTATTGGATTTGGGCTAAAACTTGTAGATCCGATCGAAAACGTGGAAAGTCGAGTTAGAGAAATCATTTCCACGGGTAACTTAGATAATCATTTGCCTATTGAAAATTGGAATGAGATAGGACGATTGGTCCAATCGTTCAATCAACTACTGAATTACTTAGATCAGAAAAATCTAAATCTGAAAGAGGAAAAGGAACTTTTGACTACCGTTGTCGACGGAATCGGAGCGGGGATGATCCTTTTAAACTCTGAAAGAAAGATTATCTGGTGGAATCCAAAGTTTACGGAATGGTTTGGCAATGAAATTATCAATTTATCTTACGAGGAGGTTGTAACGAGGGCTTCAGAGGACGGGGCAATGTATGAGAATGGTCGTAATGTTACCCTATCCTCTCATGGTGTAACTCGCCACCTTCGCCAGATGGAGTATAAGTTGTCACCTGATAACCCAGAGAATGCAGCATACCTTCTGCTCATTGAAGATGTTACTCAAGAGGTGGAATTAGAGGCTAGAATGCTCAAAACGGATAAGATGGCTGCGATTGGTCTTCTTGCTTCGGGTGTTGCCCACGAAATCAATAACCCCTTAGCTATCGTAGCCGCTCATAGTGAAGATCTGCTTGATCGTCTTGAGGAAAAAGACCCTGAGCTTACCGAAGAGGAGATTACAGAAGGTTATCATGTTGTTTTAGAACAAATTGCCCACTGTAAAAAAATCACTTCTAATTTATTAGGCTTTGCTCGTAAAAATCCAACTGAAGAATTGGTGGATCTGAAATCAGCAACTTTAAAAACATTAGAACTCTTAGCCTATAGGGCAAGACAAAACAATGTCCGCCTTATAGATGAGCTTGAAGAAGATTTATTAGTATGGGGAAATGAAAATGAGTGGCAACAAGTCGTTCTTAATATTGTAACGAATTCTTTAGATGTATCAGATAGAGATAGTATCATAGAAGTCAGAGGATATAGGGAGATAGAAAAGAGCAACCTTAATACGATGGATGATTACGATAGTACGGATGGGGAGAAGGAAGTCATCAAGATTGAGATAAAGGATTATGGTCCTGGCATTTCAGCACGGGATCAAAAGAGTATTTTTGACCCCTTCTTTACCACGAAATCCGTAGGTAAAGGAACAGGATTGGGATTGTTTGTGTGTTATGAAATTATTCGAAAAATGCATGGTACAATAGAAGTTAAAAGTGTTGAAGGTGAAGGAACCCTTGTTACAATTACTTTATTCGTTCAAAAAGAGGTGGCTTAA
- a CDS encoding sigma-54-dependent transcriptional regulator produces the protein MKRIPKVLIIDDQDALREIIAKRLKRNGYEVIQTGTAAEGLAYIKDILFDTILLDIKLPDGDGLKLLPQIKELQPDLQVVMLTGHGTIESAIDAMKLGAYDYLTKPCNLSELELTLQKALEKRELLLENTGLRQVVRRQASGFTLIAKSPKMLEVLELTRKVAQTDASILIQGESGVGKDLVAQAIHAWSARSNRPYIPLNAGAIPEPLMESELFGHEKGAFTGAGAQKIGLVEMADQGTLFLDEIGDMPLSLQVKLLRFLESGEFRRVGDTRLRRVNIRVIAATNRNLHEEIKEERFRQDFYYRLNGVTLGVPSLRERSEDILPLAEYFLEKANKEELSTKPSVLAPETKKSLLAYDYPGNVRELSHLIKRGQILASDGVINPSDIWPEKVEVNLKPSKALDPINELNSIAQSDNLLKLEEVERLYILATLEKLNGNKPLAANLLGISLRNLYRKLQSYDKD, from the coding sequence ATGAAACGCATACCGAAGGTATTGATTATAGATGATCAGGACGCTTTACGTGAGATAATCGCCAAAAGATTAAAACGCAATGGTTATGAAGTAATACAAACAGGGACGGCTGCAGAAGGGCTAGCCTATATAAAGGACATCTTGTTTGATACGATTTTGTTAGACATCAAGTTACCGGATGGAGATGGACTGAAGCTTCTGCCCCAGATTAAAGAGCTCCAACCCGACCTTCAGGTTGTGATGCTTACTGGGCATGGGACCATCGAGTCAGCGATAGATGCCATGAAGCTTGGCGCCTATGATTACCTCACAAAACCTTGCAATTTATCAGAACTGGAATTGACACTGCAAAAGGCCTTGGAAAAAAGGGAATTGCTCCTTGAAAATACTGGCCTTAGGCAGGTTGTGCGTCGCCAGGCTTCCGGATTTACCCTTATTGCTAAAAGTCCTAAGATGCTAGAAGTCCTCGAACTCACTCGAAAGGTAGCCCAGACGGATGCGTCAATCCTCATTCAAGGGGAGAGCGGTGTAGGCAAGGACTTAGTGGCCCAAGCGATTCATGCCTGGAGTGCACGATCAAATCGCCCCTACATCCCCCTTAATGCAGGCGCTATTCCAGAGCCCTTGATGGAAAGTGAACTTTTTGGGCACGAAAAAGGAGCCTTTACCGGAGCGGGAGCTCAGAAGATTGGCCTTGTAGAAATGGCAGACCAGGGCACCCTTTTTCTCGATGAAATTGGGGATATGCCTTTAAGCTTACAGGTAAAGCTTTTACGATTTTTAGAATCGGGTGAGTTTCGTCGTGTAGGGGATACTAGGCTCAGACGCGTTAACATTAGGGTCATTGCCGCCACTAATCGCAACCTTCACGAGGAGATAAAGGAGGAGCGTTTTCGGCAGGATTTTTATTATCGCTTAAATGGTGTGACCCTGGGAGTTCCGTCCTTGCGTGAACGGAGTGAGGATATCCTGCCCCTTGCTGAATATTTTCTAGAAAAAGCCAATAAAGAAGAATTATCTACAAAACCCTCAGTGCTAGCTCCAGAAACAAAGAAAAGCTTGTTAGCTTATGACTACCCAGGAAATGTACGAGAGCTTTCCCATCTTATAAAAAGAGGACAAATACTTGCCAGCGATGGGGTCATTAATCCCTCAGATATTTGGCCCGAAAAAGTCGAAGTCAACTTAAAGCCCTCGAAAGCGCTTGATCCTATCAATGAACTTAACTCTATTGCCCAGAGTGACAATCTCCTCAAGCTAGAAGAAGTAGAGAGACTTTATATTCTTGCTACGCTAGAAAAGCTTAACGGCAATAAACCACTAGCTGCCAATCTTTTGGGAATTAGTCTTAGAAACCTGTACCGTAAGCTTCAGAGTTATGATAAAGATTAG